Proteins from a genomic interval of uncultured Methanocorpusculum sp.:
- a CDS encoding DUF116 domain-containing protein: MAATLSLAYFDSPIWNNLALILGQLLLIFIAFWLIFSILMAILIVISIHRKQMYFPWLLRPFFTIMEGTVKIVCLFLGVDGKELMEFLIRIDNEMNYSNFAKTPVEDRVVFFPQCLRAHDCPARLTPDGLKCVSCGRCGLGRAVPALNEAGYKTFIIPGSTFIKRMVKKYQPKAMIGVGCMMEVKEGLQMGRKISMTTIGFVTRTDGCVETTMDYDELMEVASLGLAHPVVMKPETGDKLPGSKT, translated from the coding sequence ATGGCTGCGACCCTCTCCTTAGCGTACTTCGACAGTCCTATCTGGAACAATCTTGCCCTGATCCTCGGCCAGCTTCTTCTGATCTTCATAGCCTTCTGGCTGATCTTCTCCATTCTGATGGCGATCCTGATCGTCATCTCGATCCACCGGAAACAGATGTACTTCCCGTGGCTTCTCCGGCCGTTCTTTACGATCATGGAAGGCACGGTCAAGATCGTCTGTCTCTTCCTCGGCGTCGACGGAAAAGAGTTGATGGAGTTTTTGATCCGCATCGACAACGAGATGAACTACTCCAACTTCGCAAAAACCCCGGTCGAAGATCGGGTCGTCTTCTTTCCCCAGTGTCTCCGTGCCCATGACTGCCCGGCACGTCTGACCCCCGACGGACTCAAATGCGTTTCCTGCGGCCGCTGCGGGCTTGGACGGGCGGTTCCTGCTCTCAACGAAGCCGGATACAAGACCTTCATCATCCCTGGCTCGACGTTTATCAAGCGGATGGTGAAGAAATACCAGCCGAAGGCCATGATCGGCGTCGGCTGCATGATGGAGGTCAAGGAAGGTCTCCAGATGGGCCGTAAGATCTCCATGACCACGATCGGATTCGTGACCCGAACGGACGGATGCGTGGAGACGACCATGGACTACGACGAACTGATGGAGGTCGCGTCGCTTGGGCTTGCCCACCCCGTGGTCATGAAGCCCGAGACCGGCGATAAACTCCCCGGTTCTAAAACATAA
- a CDS encoding cyclase family protein translates to MNIIDLTHAMEKGMPCFHADWHTAFSSETLGTIEAVGRNTKKLTLGSHTGTHMDAPKHFIPDGITIPEIPLTTLFGDVTLIDLRSLSDDTEVTKEMLRGIPLHERVICVFGWDKHWNTGEYYAKYPYFSEEVAQYLVDSGVKLLGLDTPSPDDSKTPLHAENDSVIHKLFLKNGVILVEYLAASKITDYTAEYQIAALPMKIKDSDGAPARVLLIEKEK, encoded by the coding sequence ATGAATATCATTGACTTAACCCATGCGATGGAAAAAGGAATGCCCTGCTTCCATGCGGACTGGCACACGGCGTTCTCTTCTGAAACGCTTGGAACGATCGAAGCCGTCGGACGGAACACGAAAAAACTGACGCTTGGCAGTCATACCGGCACCCACATGGATGCGCCGAAGCATTTCATCCCCGACGGGATAACTATCCCCGAGATCCCCCTTACCACGCTTTTTGGCGATGTCACCCTCATAGATCTTCGAAGTCTTTCAGACGACACCGAGGTCACAAAAGAGATGCTTCGCGGAATACCGCTGCACGAGCGGGTCATCTGTGTTTTCGGATGGGACAAACACTGGAATACCGGCGAGTACTACGCAAAGTATCCGTACTTCAGCGAAGAAGTGGCGCAGTATCTGGTTGATTCGGGCGTGAAACTTCTCGGACTCGACACCCCGTCGCCGGACGACAGCAAAACGCCCCTTCACGCAGAAAACGATTCCGTGATCCATAAACTCTTTTTGAAAAACGGCGTGATCCTTGTCGAGTATCTGGCAGCGTCCAAAATAACCGATTACACCGCCGAGTATCAGATCGCGGCGCTCCCGATGAAGATCAAAGACAGCGACGGAGCACCGGCGCGGGTCCTTCTCATCGAGAAGGAAAAATAA
- a CDS encoding winged helix-turn-helix domain-containing protein: protein MSLPKQYSQMYAPIMNFLADGAPHKRKEIKTSLVAVFSLTLDEQIMQTGGRGVGIFDSKVNDALFYLLKTGMIEQTETTVFKITERGMDLQRLNLRVIDDEILTKHGNGFIILNKQQEPGKRPEPAVRKPVHEKIMPPSRPNAAPPKARPVPAAESKAPAARPAITVVKKDLDFKKIINTSRQGPWRQRVERFTGTYSSKMTAEESDAIKRITKNKDKNLQPASEDVKQIDQLLEKLYAEEGKKLLSVLFVDEKGQDVSPDV from the coding sequence ATGTCCCTGCCCAAACAGTACTCCCAGATGTATGCACCGATCATGAACTTTCTCGCCGACGGCGCACCGCACAAACGAAAAGAGATCAAAACCAGTCTCGTCGCCGTGTTCAGCCTGACTCTGGATGAACAGATCATGCAGACAGGAGGCAGAGGGGTCGGGATTTTCGACAGCAAAGTGAACGACGCCCTCTTCTACCTCCTAAAAACCGGCATGATCGAACAGACCGAGACGACCGTCTTCAAAATAACCGAACGGGGAATGGATCTCCAAAGACTGAACCTGCGGGTCATCGACGACGAGATCCTGACCAAACACGGAAACGGATTTATAATCCTGAACAAACAGCAGGAACCGGGAAAACGACCCGAACCGGCGGTACGAAAACCGGTCCATGAAAAGATCATGCCGCCTTCACGGCCGAATGCCGCCCCGCCGAAAGCCAGGCCCGTTCCAGCGGCGGAAAGCAAAGCACCAGCCGCACGGCCTGCGATCACGGTCGTAAAAAAAGATCTGGACTTCAAAAAGATCATAAATACGTCAAGGCAGGGACCCTGGCGTCAGCGGGTCGAAAGGTTCACCGGAACATACAGCTCGAAGATGACCGCAGAAGAGTCGGACGCGATCAAACGGATCACGAAAAATAAGGACAAAAATCTCCAGCCAGCATCCGAAGACGTGAAACAGATCGACCAGCTGCTGGAAAAACTGTACGCCGAAGAGGGTAAAAAGCTCCTTAGCGTTCTTTTCGTCGATGAAAAAGGACAGGACGTCTCGCCGGACGTATGA
- a CDS encoding cation-transporting P-type ATPase has product MEMVEHPWSLDADEIRRTLNCNTETGLDAAEAKRRLQESGSNTITEFKKISFFRILLEELKEPLIVVTILIGIVYSIWGQLGDTVTILILIVFVTVVEVYTEFKAKKSMEALKKLAAPTTWVIRNGKPDEIPASEVVPGDLMILKSGVRVSADVRIVTSQGLEVDESQLTGESMGVGKDERMIPQETGLNDRTNMIHMGSVILKGKGTGIAVHTGMDTELGRIAGLTQEASDPKTPMQKSTLHLTKNLIGLAVIFSIAIPILGFFRGLPVSEMIMTGLSLALATIPEELPIIMTMLLGFGAIQLAGKHVLIRRTKAAETLGSVTIIATDKTGTLTENKMSIESWSSENEKQLFTIGVLMADVSVDHEGNFLGDPMDKTVVEQAGLLGLERTALLKEYTLMQDAGFDGAKKIFLMRYDHAGTPVDLIKGAPESVFALSKPDPDLETKLNASIKAGFRTIAAGFKSPSEEKYTIAGLISFDDPIREEVKPAIREFSSAGVRVMMITGDHAGTAARVADEAGITVDTVLTGEEIRGMSSEQLRDAVRSCNVFARITPEEKLRIVTALHENGEVVAVTGDGINDAPALKAADIGISFGISGTDVAKEASDMILANDDFTALLDAIKEGRRLYENMFKCIMYTLASKIGLVFMLLIPILLDVPLPFAPIQIIIMELFMDLSASTSFVVEPAESDLLKQKPRDPGEKFMNKKMISGIFTGSLTLVAVVLFVYFFSWLTTGDLGAAQTYAFVAWLFCHIILAMNMRTSRVPLIRVGYFSNKAMNIWVIGVIVFLILVLNVPFFIEYLKLSPVSLLPVVGIVLLSFAATYWIEIRKILRVKKGGAGGSGSLV; this is encoded by the coding sequence ATGGAAATGGTAGAACATCCCTGGTCATTGGACGCCGATGAGATCCGGCGTACCCTCAACTGTAATACTGAGACCGGGCTTGATGCCGCGGAAGCAAAACGACGACTCCAAGAGTCCGGGTCGAACACCATAACTGAGTTCAAAAAGATCTCCTTTTTCAGAATTCTGCTCGAAGAACTCAAAGAACCGCTGATCGTTGTGACGATTCTGATAGGCATCGTCTACAGTATCTGGGGGCAGCTCGGGGACACGGTCACGATCCTCATCCTCATTGTATTCGTCACGGTCGTCGAGGTCTACACCGAGTTCAAAGCCAAAAAAAGTATGGAGGCCCTGAAAAAACTCGCGGCACCGACGACCTGGGTCATCAGGAACGGAAAACCCGATGAGATCCCGGCATCCGAGGTCGTTCCCGGCGATCTGATGATCTTAAAGAGCGGCGTTCGGGTGAGTGCCGATGTCAGGATCGTGACATCGCAGGGTCTCGAGGTCGACGAGTCGCAGCTTACCGGCGAGTCGATGGGTGTCGGCAAGGACGAGAGGATGATTCCGCAGGAGACGGGGCTGAACGACCGGACGAACATGATCCATATGGGCAGCGTGATCCTGAAAGGAAAAGGAACTGGCATCGCGGTGCATACGGGGATGGACACCGAGCTTGGACGTATCGCCGGTCTTACTCAGGAGGCGAGCGACCCGAAAACGCCAATGCAGAAATCCACGCTGCATCTGACCAAAAATCTGATCGGGCTCGCGGTGATCTTCAGCATCGCGATCCCCATCCTCGGATTCTTCCGTGGTTTGCCGGTCTCGGAGATGATAATGACCGGCCTGTCCCTGGCCCTCGCAACGATTCCAGAGGAGCTCCCCATCATCATGACGATGCTGCTTGGATTCGGAGCGATCCAGCTTGCAGGAAAACATGTTCTCATCCGCCGGACGAAGGCCGCCGAAACACTTGGGAGCGTGACGATTATTGCGACCGACAAGACCGGCACGCTGACGGAGAACAAGATGAGCATCGAGTCGTGGAGCTCCGAAAATGAGAAACAGCTTTTCACCATCGGGGTTCTCATGGCGGATGTTTCCGTCGATCATGAGGGGAATTTTCTGGGCGACCCGATGGACAAGACCGTTGTCGAACAGGCCGGCCTGCTCGGGCTCGAACGAACCGCACTTTTGAAAGAGTACACGCTGATGCAGGATGCCGGTTTCGACGGCGCTAAAAAAATATTTTTGATGCGGTATGACCATGCCGGAACCCCCGTTGATCTCATCAAAGGGGCTCCGGAAAGCGTGTTTGCTTTGTCGAAGCCGGATCCTGATCTGGAAACCAAACTCAATGCCTCGATCAAGGCGGGATTTCGGACGATAGCTGCCGGATTTAAATCCCCGTCCGAGGAAAAATACACGATCGCCGGTCTGATCAGTTTCGACGACCCTATCCGGGAAGAGGTAAAACCGGCGATCCGGGAGTTTTCCAGTGCCGGTGTCCGGGTCATGATGATCACGGGCGATCATGCGGGAACGGCGGCACGGGTGGCGGACGAGGCGGGGATCACTGTTGACACCGTATTGACCGGCGAAGAAATCCGCGGGATGTCCTCCGAGCAGCTTCGCGACGCCGTTCGAAGCTGTAATGTTTTTGCGAGAATCACGCCGGAAGAAAAACTCAGGATCGTTACGGCTCTCCATGAAAACGGGGAAGTGGTGGCCGTCACCGGGGACGGGATCAACGACGCCCCCGCCCTGAAAGCTGCCGATATCGGGATATCGTTTGGGATCTCGGGGACCGACGTTGCGAAGGAAGCGTCCGATATGATCCTCGCAAACGACGACTTCACCGCCCTCTTGGACGCCATCAAAGAAGGCAGGCGGCTGTACGAGAATATGTTCAAGTGCATCATGTACACGCTCGCAAGCAAAATCGGGTTGGTTTTCATGCTTTTGATCCCGATCCTTCTTGACGTGCCGCTCCCGTTTGCCCCGATCCAGATCATCATCATGGAACTTTTCATGGATCTTTCCGCGTCCACGTCCTTTGTCGTGGAGCCGGCCGAGTCCGATCTCTTAAAACAGAAACCGCGTGATCCGGGCGAGAAGTTCATGAACAAGAAGATGATCTCCGGTATTTTTACCGGAAGTCTGACGCTGGTTGCGGTCGTTTTGTTCGTCTACTTCTTCAGCTGGCTTACGACCGGGGATCTTGGAGCTGCCCAGACGTATGCGTTCGTCGCCTGGCTCTTCTGCCATATCATTCTGGCGATGAATATGCGAACCAGCCGCGTGCCGCTGATCCGGGTCGGGTACTTCTCCAACAAAGCGATGAACATCTGGGTAATCGGGGTGATCGTTTTCCTGATCCTCGTCCTGAACGTTCCGTTCTTTATCGAATACCTGAAGTTGTCACCGGTCAGTCTGCTGCCGGTCGTCGGGATCGTTCTTCTGTCGTTTGCTGCGACCTACTGGATCGAGATCCGGAAAATACTGCGGGTAAAAAAGGGCGGGGCCGGAGGATCTGGTTCGCTCGTGTAA
- a CDS encoding CoB--CoM heterodisulfide reductase iron-sulfur subunit A family protein translates to MNNVVVIGGGVAGIQSAMDIANHNIHVYLIEREPSIGGHMAMLDKTFPTNDCSMCILSPKMAEISRHPNVTILTLAEVEKIEGEVGNFTVTVTKYPRYINEKECTGCGDCITICPIEVYNKFDAGIGVRKAIYKPHAQSIPNIVVKDNLHCIECGLCYGVCGKDAVLKVTEAKVETLEIKASAVVIATGYSLFDAQKKSRFGYLRYPDVITSLEFERMINAGGPTTGHLRRLSNGETPKSIVFVQCVGSRDMTINRNICSCVCCMYALKNSMLIKEHYPDCEVSILYSDIRAYGKGYEEYYQRAIDAGVKIIRGLPGDVQDNGKGRLVLPVENTETAEFLNLEADLVVLSVSMIPEPETVRLAKSLGIGLDEYQFMSPADMKLDPAGTIRPGIYIAGAALAPKDIPDSVMSAGAAAMKASIDVVRSEQ, encoded by the coding sequence ATGAATAATGTTGTTGTCATTGGCGGTGGAGTCGCTGGCATCCAGAGTGCCATGGACATCGCCAATCACAACATCCACGTCTATCTGATCGAGCGCGAGCCTTCGATCGGCGGCCACATGGCCATGCTCGACAAAACCTTCCCGACCAACGACTGTTCGATGTGCATCCTTTCGCCGAAGATGGCCGAGATCTCCCGTCACCCGAACGTAACGATCCTCACCCTCGCCGAGGTAGAAAAGATCGAAGGGGAAGTCGGAAATTTCACCGTTACCGTCACCAAATATCCCCGGTACATCAATGAAAAAGAGTGTACTGGCTGCGGCGACTGTATCACCATCTGCCCGATCGAGGTCTACAATAAATTCGATGCCGGCATCGGGGTTCGAAAAGCGATCTACAAACCCCACGCCCAGTCGATCCCGAACATCGTCGTCAAAGACAATCTGCACTGTATTGAATGCGGCCTCTGCTACGGGGTCTGCGGCAAAGACGCCGTCCTCAAAGTCACCGAGGCAAAAGTCGAGACCCTCGAGATCAAGGCCTCCGCCGTCGTGATCGCGACCGGTTACTCTCTCTTCGACGCCCAGAAAAAATCCCGATTCGGCTATCTTCGATACCCGGACGTCATCACTTCTCTCGAGTTCGAGCGGATGATCAATGCCGGCGGACCGACCACCGGCCACCTTCGCCGGCTCTCAAACGGCGAAACCCCGAAGAGCATCGTCTTCGTCCAGTGCGTGGGTTCACGCGACATGACGATCAACAGAAACATCTGTTCCTGCGTATGCTGCATGTACGCCCTCAAAAACTCCATGCTCATCAAAGAGCATTATCCCGACTGCGAGGTCTCGATCCTCTACTCGGATATCCGTGCCTATGGAAAAGGCTACGAGGAGTATTACCAGCGGGCGATCGACGCCGGCGTCAAAATCATCCGAGGTCTGCCGGGAGATGTGCAGGACAACGGAAAAGGCCGGCTCGTTCTCCCCGTGGAAAACACCGAGACCGCCGAGTTCCTCAATCTGGAAGCCGACCTCGTCGTCCTTTCGGTCAGCATGATCCCCGAGCCGGAGACAGTCCGCCTTGCGAAGTCACTTGGGATCGGCCTCGATGAATACCAGTTCATGAGTCCTGCCGATATGAAACTCGACCCGGCGGGAACGATCCGCCCGGGAATCTACATCGCCGGCGCCGCCCTTGCACCAAAAGACATCCCCGACTCGGTCATGTCTGCCGGAGCCGCCGCGATGAAAGCCTCCATCGATGTCGTCAGGAGCGAACAGTGA
- the uvrA gene encoding excinuclease ABC subunit UvrA, whose translation MKNLIVKGARQHNLQNISIELPRDKLIVVTGVSGSGKSTLAFDTIFAEGHRRYVESLSAYARQFLGLMTKPDVDSIEGLSPAISIEQKTTSKNPRSTVGTVTEIYDYLRLLYARIGIPYCPIHHVKIESRTPGQIADSIQKEYPETMVTILAPIIRKKKGTYEQLFRDLHADGFARVRVDGEIFRTDDEIKLGRYIMHNIDVVIDRVDTTDRSRLTEAIESALKHAEDGLVYANAGEKDSVYSARMACPVCGLSFEELQPRMFSFNSPFGACPTCNGLGFQMVFDPDLIIPDKTLSLADGAVAVYKNFLDGFRVQYLDAVAKHLGFTLMTPVNEFTKEQYDGLMYGVNEDMKFSHTSKNAEWAYHGTWEGLLPQTERLYKETKSEYRKEELEKYMRILPCPTCHGRRLKDHVLAVKIGGQSIADVADLSIDACLEFFETLPLSEKEEEIARLILREIKSRLNFLKSVGLGYLTLSRSSGSLSGGEAQRIRLATQIGSNLMGVLYILDEPSIGLHQRDNQKLIQTLQKLRDLGNTLLVVEHDEDTIRAADYVVDIGPEAGVHGGRVVAEGTPDMIETFPESLTGKYLSGELSIPVPEKRRPAKRFIRLNGCTENNLKNIDAAIPLGTLMVVTGVSGSGKSTLIYDTLYQALMKEIYSSRVTPGAYRELIFESDIDKVIVIDQSPIGRTPRSNPATYTKVFDDIRKLFAETKEAKLRGYGPGRFSFNIKGGRCEACSGDGVMKIEMNFLPDVYIECEECKGTRYNEETLEVKYKGKSISDVLNMSVDEALELFENVPSISSKLQTLADVGLGYIKLGQSSTTLSGGEAQRIKLTRELAKRATGKTVYLLDEPTTGLHSHDVKKLIGVLDSLVGKGNSVVVIEHNLDVIKSADYLIDLGPEGGNAGGEIIATGTPEEVAKVEKSYTGQFLQRML comes from the coding sequence ATGAAAAACCTGATCGTGAAGGGTGCAAGACAGCACAACCTTCAGAATATATCGATAGAACTTCCGCGTGACAAACTCATCGTCGTCACCGGGGTCTCGGGCTCGGGGAAATCAACACTCGCTTTTGATACGATCTTTGCGGAAGGGCACCGCAGATACGTCGAATCCCTCTCCGCCTACGCCCGCCAGTTCCTCGGACTGATGACCAAACCCGACGTCGATTCCATCGAAGGCCTCTCCCCCGCAATATCCATCGAACAGAAAACCACTTCGAAAAATCCGCGCTCCACCGTTGGTACGGTGACGGAGATCTATGATTACCTGCGTCTCTTGTATGCCAGGATCGGGATTCCCTACTGTCCGATCCATCATGTGAAAATCGAGTCGAGAACGCCTGGTCAGATCGCCGATTCGATCCAGAAAGAGTATCCGGAGACGATGGTCACGATCCTCGCCCCGATTATCCGCAAGAAGAAAGGGACCTACGAACAGCTGTTCCGCGATCTGCATGCCGACGGTTTTGCGAGAGTCCGGGTCGACGGCGAGATTTTCCGGACCGACGACGAGATCAAGCTCGGCAGATACATCATGCACAATATTGATGTCGTCATCGACCGGGTCGACACCACGGATCGGAGCCGGCTGACCGAGGCGATCGAATCGGCGCTGAAGCATGCCGAGGACGGACTCGTGTATGCGAACGCCGGCGAGAAGGATTCCGTCTACTCGGCACGGATGGCGTGCCCCGTCTGCGGCCTCTCGTTCGAGGAGCTCCAGCCGAGAATGTTCTCCTTCAACAGTCCGTTCGGGGCCTGTCCGACGTGTAACGGTCTCGGGTTCCAGATGGTCTTCGATCCGGATCTGATCATCCCGGACAAAACCCTCTCGCTCGCCGACGGCGCCGTCGCGGTGTACAAAAATTTCCTCGACGGATTCCGTGTTCAGTATCTGGATGCCGTCGCGAAACATCTCGGCTTTACCCTGATGACGCCGGTGAACGAGTTCACGAAAGAACAGTACGACGGACTGATGTACGGCGTGAACGAGGACATGAAGTTCAGCCATACCTCGAAGAACGCCGAGTGGGCCTACCACGGGACGTGGGAGGGGCTGCTTCCCCAGACCGAACGTCTGTATAAGGAGACGAAGTCGGAGTACCGTAAAGAAGAGCTTGAGAAGTACATGCGGATCCTCCCTTGTCCGACCTGTCACGGAAGACGGCTGAAGGATCACGTGCTCGCGGTCAAAATCGGCGGCCAGTCCATCGCGGACGTCGCCGATCTCTCGATCGATGCATGTCTCGAGTTCTTCGAGACCCTGCCGCTTTCGGAGAAGGAGGAGGAGATCGCAAGGCTGATCCTCAGAGAAATCAAGTCCAGACTGAACTTCCTGAAGTCGGTCGGTCTCGGCTATCTGACGCTTTCCCGAAGTTCCGGGAGCCTCTCCGGTGGCGAGGCCCAGCGTATCCGGCTCGCCACCCAGATCGGCTCGAACCTGATGGGGGTCTTGTATATTCTGGATGAGCCGTCGATCGGTCTTCACCAGCGGGACAACCAGAAACTTATCCAGACCCTGCAGAAGCTTCGGGATCTTGGAAACACGCTCCTCGTGGTCGAACACGACGAGGATACGATCCGGGCGGCCGACTACGTGGTGGATATCGGTCCCGAGGCAGGCGTCCACGGCGGTCGTGTAGTTGCCGAAGGAACGCCGGATATGATTGAAACGTTCCCGGAGTCCCTGACGGGCAAGTATCTTTCGGGCGAGCTTTCGATCCCCGTCCCCGAGAAGAGGCGGCCGGCGAAGAGGTTCATCCGGCTCAACGGCTGCACGGAGAACAATCTGAAAAATATCGATGCGGCGATCCCGCTTGGGACGCTGATGGTCGTAACGGGAGTTTCGGGCTCGGGAAAATCCACGCTGATCTACGATACGCTATATCAGGCTCTGATGAAGGAGATCTATTCGTCCCGGGTGACGCCGGGCGCCTATCGTGAGCTGATCTTCGAGTCGGATATCGACAAGGTGATCGTGATCGATCAGTCGCCGATCGGGAGGACGCCCCGGTCGAATCCGGCGACCTATACGAAGGTGTTCGACGATATCCGGAAACTCTTTGCCGAGACGAAGGAGGCGAAACTTCGTGGATACGGCCCGGGCCGGTTTTCGTTCAATATCAAAGGCGGCCGCTGCGAGGCGTGTTCGGGGGACGGCGTGATGAAGATCGAGATGAACTTCCTGCCGGATGTGTATATCGAGTGCGAGGAGTGTAAGGGGACCCGCTATAATGAGGAGACGCTCGAGGTGAAGTATAAGGGGAAGTCGATTTCGGATGTTTTGAATATGAGCGTGGACGAGGCCCTCGAACTGTTCGAGAACGTGCCGTCGATCAGTTCGAAGCTCCAGACGCTTGCCGATGTGGGTCTCGGGTACATCAAACTCGGGCAGAGTTCGACGACTCTCTCTGGAGGCGAGGCCCAGCGTATCAAACTGACAAGGGAGCTTGCGAAGCGGGCGACGGGGAAGACGGTGTATCTTTTGGATGAGCCGACGACGGGTCTCCATTCCCATGATGTGAAGAAGCTGATCGGGGTTTTGGACAGTCTTGTCGGGAAGGGGAACTCGGTTGTGGTGATCGAGCATAATCTGGATGTGATCAAGTCGGCGGATTATCTGATCGATCTGGGGCCTGAGGGCGGGAATGCCGGCGGCGAGATCATCGCGACGGGGACGCCGGAGGAAGTGGCGAAGGTGGAGAAGAGTTATACAGGGCAGTTTTTACAGAGGATGCTGTAA
- the mtnA gene encoding S-methyl-5-thioribose-1-phosphate isomerase: MTEDKTIWWNDEHSSVMLIDQTLLPTEYKVIEITEVSRLADAIRRLEVRGAPALGVAGAFGVALSAAHCVSDVEFDETIASDAALLKSTRPTAVNLAWGVDKVLRSMENLPPEMARVMALFAAKTIAENDTKACMLLGHNGASLLPQIGTVLTHCNAGALACSSWGTALGVTRSAKKMGKKISVVSCETRPLLQGSRLTAWELARDEIPVTTIVDSEAAFLMRQGKIDAVIVGADRITKDAVFNKIGTYMHAVCAKHHGIPFYVTAPVSTFDAEASEADITIEQRDRTEVSGFFGRTTVPENVPVINYAFDATPLDLVTAIITEKGVLYPPYDFQDMK; this comes from the coding sequence GTGACCGAGGACAAAACCATCTGGTGGAACGATGAACACAGCTCCGTGATGCTCATCGACCAGACGCTTCTCCCGACTGAGTATAAGGTCATCGAGATCACCGAAGTCTCCCGGCTTGCGGACGCGATCCGCCGGCTCGAGGTCAGAGGGGCCCCGGCTCTCGGTGTTGCCGGCGCATTCGGCGTCGCTTTATCGGCGGCACACTGCGTCTCCGACGTCGAATTTGACGAGACGATCGCGTCCGACGCGGCGCTTCTCAAAAGCACCCGCCCGACCGCCGTGAATCTTGCATGGGGCGTAGACAAGGTCCTCCGCAGTATGGAAAACCTCCCGCCGGAGATGGCCCGGGTCATGGCGCTTTTCGCCGCAAAAACCATCGCCGAAAACGACACGAAAGCCTGCATGCTTCTGGGACACAACGGCGCCTCGCTTCTCCCGCAGATCGGGACCGTGCTTACCCACTGTAATGCCGGGGCTCTCGCCTGCTCCTCCTGGGGCACGGCGCTTGGGGTCACCCGCTCTGCCAAAAAAATGGGCAAGAAGATCTCGGTCGTCTCCTGCGAGACCCGCCCTCTTCTCCAGGGATCCCGGCTCACCGCCTGGGAACTTGCACGGGATGAAATCCCTGTTACGACCATCGTCGACTCCGAAGCCGCATTCCTGATGCGTCAGGGAAAGATCGACGCCGTCATCGTCGGCGCAGACCGGATCACCAAAGACGCCGTCTTCAACAAGATCGGGACCTACATGCATGCCGTCTGCGCAAAACATCACGGTATCCCGTTCTACGTCACGGCTCCTGTCTCGACCTTCGACGCCGAAGCATCCGAAGCCGACATCACCATCGAACAGCGTGACCGAACCGAGGTCTCCGGCTTTTTCGGCAGGACCACCGTTCCGGAAAACGTCCCGGTCATCAACTACGCCTTCGACGCCACACCGCTGGATCTTGTTACCGCCATTATAACCGAAAAGGGTGTCCTGTATCCCCCGTATGATTTCCAGGACATGAAATAA
- a CDS encoding gamma carbonic anhydrase family protein encodes MDFGGSIGKNTYVAPNATLKGDVTLGDNVTILFGAVLRADMEKITIGNGSNVQDNAVIHESHGYPVSIGENVSIGHGAIIHGAVIEDDALIGMGAIVLNGAKIGKGSLIAAGALVSERKEIPPNSLVIGVPGKVVRELTPEEAAGNLKNAATYVSVGQRYLHE; translated from the coding sequence ATGGACTTCGGCGGTTCTATCGGAAAAAACACCTATGTCGCACCCAACGCGACCCTCAAAGGCGACGTAACTCTTGGTGACAACGTCACCATCCTTTTCGGAGCGGTCCTTCGTGCGGATATGGAAAAAATAACAATCGGCAACGGCTCCAATGTCCAGGATAACGCCGTCATCCACGAAAGCCACGGATATCCCGTCTCGATCGGCGAAAACGTCTCGATCGGCCACGGGGCGATCATCCACGGGGCAGTGATCGAAGACGACGCACTCATCGGCATGGGAGCGATCGTCTTGAACGGCGCAAAGATCGGCAAAGGATCCCTCATCGCCGCAGGAGCTCTTGTCTCCGAGCGAAAAGAGATCCCCCCGAACTCTCTTGTCATCGGCGTCCCGGGCAAGGTCGTTCGCGAACTCACCCCCGAAGAGGCCGCCGGCAACCTGAAAAATGCCGCAACCTACGTCTCTGTCGGGCAGAGGTATCTCCATGAATAA